One segment of Choloepus didactylus isolate mChoDid1 chromosome 15, mChoDid1.pri, whole genome shotgun sequence DNA contains the following:
- the LOC119510059 gene encoding CXXC motif containing zinc binding protein, with protein sequence MGKIALQLKAVLENVTSLRPVGEDFRWYLKMKCGNCGEISEKWQYIRLMDSVALKGGRGSASMIQKCKLCARENSIEILSSTIKSYNAEDSENFKTIVEFECRGLEPVDFQPQAGFAAEGVESGTVFSDINLQEKDWTDYDEKAQESVGIYEVTHQFVKC encoded by the coding sequence ATGGGGAAAATCGCGCTGCAGCTCAAAGCTGTGCTGGAGAACGTCACCAGCCTCCGGCCTGTGGGCGAGGACTTCCGGTGGTACCTGAAGATGAAATGCGGCAATTGCGGAGAGATTTCAGAGAAGTGGCAATACATCCGGCTGATGGACAGTGTGGCACTGAAGGGAGGCCGTGGCAGTGCCTCCATGATCCAGAAGTGCAAGCTGTGCGCACGGGAAAATTCCATCGAGATTTTGAGCAGCACCATCAAATCTTACAATGCTGAAGACAGTGAGAATTTCAAGACGATAGTAGAGTTTGAGTGCCGGGGCCTTGAGCCAGTTGATTTCCAGCCCCAGGCCGGGTTTGCTGCTGAGGGTGTGGAGTCAGGGACAGTCTTCAGTGACATTAATCTGCAGGAGAAGGACTGGACTGACTATGATGAAAAGGCTCAGGAGTCTGTGGGAATCTATGAAGTCACACACCAGTTTGTGAAGTGCTGA